A window of Sodalis praecaptivus genomic DNA:
CAAATACTAAAATTTACGTTACACGTTTTTCATTATTAACGGGCGATCAATAACACAATAGCACATTGAAAAATGCGACTCATTAAGTGCTTGTTTATGAATTAGATGTCATAGTTAATTTGACCACCCGAGCCATTATCAAATAGTCAATTATTAACTGTTTTCAATTGCATCTTTTAACATCGCGATCATATTTACTTCGACCTTTCCCCCTGAGCTTATCTTGGGTCGAATAATGATTCTGCCGTCTCGTACCATTCCCCGGCATGTGTCAAATGGAATACCTGTCACTTTTGCGTATGACTTTAACGACAAGTAGGGAGATTCCAGGTAAAAATTGATAGTTATATTTTTCATAAACACCTTCACTTATTTTTGATTAATAATGTCCAGTCCTTTCAAAAAAACTAATCTAGCCATACTCGAAACTGAACGGCACTCCATTAATGCTAAGCGCTCTAATGTTTCACGTTCATCAGTCGTTAAGCGCATCGGGATAGGCTTTAACCCTACCATCCCCTTAGGCAACCTCGATCTTTGTAGCTTTTCGTGATGTTTCATAATGGTATATTGTGGTTTGCTATGAGACTTAGAAACACATTCTGTTATCCATATGAATATCTGTCAAGGTTTTTTGTATGCAAAAAAGTACTGGAATGAGGTTAAAAGAAGAACGTGAGCGCCTAAAATTAAGCCAAGAAGCGTTTGGCAATATTGGAGGTGTCAA
This region includes:
- a CDS encoding DNA-binding protein — its product is MKNITINFYLESPYLSLKSYAKVTGIPFDTCRGMVRDGRIIIRPKISSGGKVEVNMIAMLKDAIENS